A stretch of Pseudomonas sp. LS.1a DNA encodes these proteins:
- a CDS encoding acyl-CoA synthetase, which yields MRDYAEAARAFDHAQAAAVALHGNLEALNACVECCDRHAGEGKLALIYEDRDGNSARYSFDQLKNQAARFANVLKTQGVGPGDRVAGLMPRTPELLVTILATWRLGAVYQPLFTAFGPKAIEHRLEQSHARVVITDSHNRAKLDDVHACPTIITVKARSGELDFQRCLDSAADVCEPVMRSGNDPFLLMFTSGTTGPAKPLEVPLRAIVAFQGYMRDAIDLRPEDNFWNLADPGWAYGLYYAVTGPLSLGHATTFYDGPFSVESCARVIDKLGITNLAGSPTAYRLLIAAGDGFAAPIKGRLRVVSSAGEPLNPEVIRWFADELGVTIHDHYGQTELGMVLCNHHGLQHPVHLGSAGFAIPGHRIVVLDEQGHELPAGQPGILAVDREQSPLCWFAGYHGLPTKAFVGKYYLSGDTVELNQDGSISFVGRSDDVITTSGYRVGPFDVESALIEHPAVIEAAVIGKPDPERTELIKAFVVLASGCQGSAELEEALRQHVRQRLYAHAYPREIEFVSELPKTPSGKLQRFILRNQEVAKQQAQQATPASA from the coding sequence ATGCGCGATTACGCCGAGGCCGCTCGTGCGTTCGACCATGCCCAGGCCGCTGCGGTGGCATTGCATGGCAACCTCGAAGCCCTCAATGCCTGTGTCGAATGCTGTGACCGCCATGCCGGTGAGGGCAAGCTGGCGCTGATCTACGAAGACCGCGATGGCAACAGTGCCCGCTACAGCTTCGATCAGCTCAAAAACCAGGCCGCCCGCTTCGCCAACGTGCTCAAGACGCAGGGCGTAGGCCCCGGTGATCGGGTTGCCGGTCTGATGCCGCGAACCCCCGAGCTGCTTGTTACCATTCTCGCTACCTGGCGCCTCGGCGCGGTGTACCAGCCGCTGTTCACTGCGTTCGGCCCCAAGGCTATCGAGCACCGGCTTGAGCAATCCCATGCCCGCGTGGTCATCACCGACAGCCACAACCGCGCCAAGCTGGACGATGTGCACGCCTGCCCGACCATCATCACTGTCAAGGCCCGCAGCGGCGAGCTGGACTTCCAGCGGTGCCTGGACAGTGCCGCAGACGTATGCGAGCCGGTGATGCGCTCGGGCAACGACCCGTTCCTGCTGATGTTCACCTCCGGCACCACCGGCCCGGCCAAACCGCTGGAAGTGCCGCTGCGCGCCATCGTCGCGTTCCAGGGCTACATGCGCGATGCCATCGATCTGCGCCCCGAGGACAACTTCTGGAACCTGGCCGACCCGGGCTGGGCCTATGGCCTGTATTACGCAGTCACTGGGCCGCTGTCGCTGGGCCATGCCACCACCTTCTACGATGGCCCGTTCAGTGTTGAAAGCTGCGCGCGGGTGATCGACAAGCTGGGCATCACCAACCTGGCCGGCTCGCCCACCGCGTACCGCCTGCTGATTGCTGCCGGGGATGGTTTCGCCGCGCCGATCAAGGGCCGCCTGCGAGTGGTGAGCAGTGCTGGCGAACCGCTCAACCCGGAAGTGATCCGCTGGTTCGCCGACGAACTGGGTGTGACCATCCACGATCACTACGGGCAGACCGAGCTGGGCATGGTGCTGTGCAACCACCATGGCCTGCAGCACCCGGTACATCTCGGCTCGGCAGGCTTCGCCATCCCTGGTCACCGCATCGTGGTGCTGGATGAGCAGGGCCACGAGCTGCCCGCCGGTCAGCCGGGCATCCTCGCGGTCGACCGCGAGCAGTCGCCGCTGTGCTGGTTCGCGGGCTACCACGGCCTGCCGACCAAAGCCTTCGTCGGCAAGTACTACCTCAGCGGCGACACCGTCGAGCTGAACCAGGACGGCAGCATCAGCTTCGTCGGCCGCAGCGACGATGTGATCACCACTTCCGGCTACCGGGTCGGCCCGTTCGACGTGGAGAGCGCCCTGATCGAGCACCCGGCGGTGATCGAAGCGGCGGTGATTGGCAAACCGGACCCCGAGCGTACCGAGTTGATCAAGGCCTTCGTGGTATTGGCCAGCGGTTGCCAGGGCAGCGCCGAGCTTGAAGAGGCTTTGCGCCAGCACGTGCGCCAACGCCTGTACGCCCATGCTTACCCAAGAGAAATCGAATTCGTCAGCGAGCTGCCCAAGACCCCGAGCGGCAAGCTGCAACGCTTCATCCTGCGCAATCAGGAAGTCGCCAAACAACAAGCGCAACAGGCCACCCCTGCCAGCGCCTGA
- a CDS encoding SDR family NAD(P)-dependent oxidoreductase — translation MQIANKHFIVSGAASGLGAATAQMLVEAGAKVMLVDLNAQAVEAKARELGDNARFAVADISDEQAAQAAVDAAVSAFGSIHGLVNCAGIVGAEKVLGKQGPHGLASFAKVINVNLIGSFNLLRLAAAAMAEGAADEGGERGVIINTASIAAYDGQIGQAAYAASKGAIASLTLPTARELARFGIRVMTIAPGIFETPMMAGMTEEVRASLAAGVPFPPRLGRPQEYAALARHIIENSMLNGEVIRLDGALRMAAK, via the coding sequence ATGCAAATAGCCAACAAACACTTCATCGTCAGCGGCGCCGCCTCCGGGCTGGGCGCGGCAACCGCGCAGATGCTGGTCGAGGCCGGCGCCAAGGTCATGCTGGTCGACCTCAATGCCCAGGCCGTGGAAGCCAAGGCCCGCGAGCTGGGCGACAACGCCCGTTTCGCAGTGGCCGACATCAGCGACGAGCAAGCGGCGCAGGCGGCGGTCGATGCGGCCGTCAGCGCTTTTGGCAGCATTCATGGGCTGGTCAACTGCGCCGGCATCGTCGGTGCCGAAAAGGTATTGGGCAAACAGGGCCCGCATGGCCTGGCCAGCTTCGCCAAGGTCATCAACGTCAACCTGATCGGCAGTTTCAACCTGCTGCGCCTGGCCGCTGCGGCCATGGCCGAAGGGGCTGCCGATGAGGGTGGCGAGCGCGGGGTGATCATCAACACCGCTTCCATCGCCGCCTATGACGGCCAGATCGGGCAGGCCGCCTACGCAGCTTCCAAGGGTGCCATCGCCAGCCTGACCTTGCCGACCGCGCGTGAACTGGCGCGCTTCGGCATCCGTGTAATGACCATTGCCCCTGGCATCTTCGAAACGCCGATGATGGCCGGCATGACCGAGGAAGTACGCGCCTCGCTGGCTGCCGGTGTACCGTTCCCGCCGCGCCTGGGTCGCCCGCAGGAATACGCCGCGCTGGCCCGTCACATCATCGAGAACAGCATGCTCAACGGTGAGGTGATTCGCCTCGACGGTGCACTGCGCATGGCTGCCAAGTAA
- a CDS encoding TraR/DksA family transcriptional regulator: MTKEQLLAMSADDYMNADQLAFFAGLLQAMKVETHERIELSRATIEGLDTPSDPADVASVEEERSWLVNAIDRDQRLLPQLEMALDRIADESFGWCDDSGEPIGLKRLLISPTTKYCIEAQERHEQLDRHQRQV, translated from the coding sequence ATGACCAAGGAACAGTTGCTGGCCATGTCGGCCGATGACTACATGAACGCTGACCAGCTGGCTTTCTTCGCTGGCCTGCTGCAGGCGATGAAAGTCGAAACCCATGAACGCATCGAGCTGAGCCGTGCCACCATCGAAGGCCTGGACACCCCGTCGGACCCTGCCGACGTGGCTTCGGTCGAAGAAGAGCGTAGCTGGCTGGTGAATGCCATCGACCGCGACCAGCGCCTGCTGCCGCAGTTGGAAATGGCCCTGGACCGTATTGCCGACGAAAGCTTCGGCTGGTGCGATGACAGCGGTGAGCCGATCGGCCTGAAGCGTCTGCTGATCAGCCCGACCACCAAGTACTGCATCGAAGCCCAGGAGCGCCACGAGCAGCTCGACCGCCACCAGCGCCAGGTGTAA
- a CDS encoding enoyl-CoA hydratase, with the protein MAFETILLDIHGKVGLITLNRPQALNALNAQIVGEINQALDQLERDPNIGCVVLTGSAKAFAAGADIKEMAELQYPQIYVDDLFSDSDRIANRRKPIIAAVSGFALGGGCELAMMCDFILAADNARFGQPEINLGVLPGMGGTQRLTRAVGKAKAMELCLTGRLMGAEEAERAGLVARIVPQAELVEEALKVAATIASKSIPVSMMVKESVNRAFEVTLSEGVRFERRVFHAAFATEDQKEGMAAFIAKREAQFKDR; encoded by the coding sequence ATGGCATTCGAAACCATCCTGTTGGACATCCACGGCAAGGTCGGCCTGATCACCCTCAACCGCCCGCAGGCGCTGAACGCGCTGAACGCGCAGATCGTCGGCGAGATCAACCAGGCCCTGGACCAGCTCGAGCGTGACCCGAACATCGGCTGCGTGGTGCTGACCGGCTCCGCCAAGGCTTTTGCCGCTGGCGCCGACATCAAGGAAATGGCCGAGCTGCAATACCCGCAAATCTACGTTGACGACCTGTTCAGCGATTCCGACCGTATTGCCAACCGGCGCAAGCCGATCATTGCTGCAGTGTCCGGTTTTGCCCTGGGCGGCGGCTGCGAGCTGGCGATGATGTGTGACTTCATCCTGGCGGCGGACAATGCCAGGTTCGGCCAGCCGGAAATCAACCTTGGCGTGCTGCCGGGCATGGGCGGCACCCAGCGCCTGACCCGCGCGGTGGGCAAGGCCAAGGCCATGGAACTGTGCCTGACCGGTCGCCTGATGGGCGCTGAGGAAGCCGAGCGTGCTGGCCTGGTGGCGCGTATCGTGCCGCAGGCGGAGCTGGTGGAAGAGGCGCTGAAGGTGGCGGCGACCATTGCCAGCAAGTCGATTCCGGTGAGCATGATGGTGAAAGAGAGCGTCAATCGTGCGTTCGAAGTCACCCTTAGCGAGGGTGTGCGCTTTGAGCGACGGGTGTTCCATGCGGCGTTTGCCACTGAAGACCAGAAAGAAGGTATGGCTGCGTTCATTGCCAAGCGTGAGGCGCAGTTCAAGGATCGTTGA
- a CDS encoding acyl-CoA dehydrogenase, with translation MLVTDEQQQIADAVRAFAQERLKPFAEQWDKEHRFPKEAIDEMAELGLFGMLVPEQWGGSDTGYVAYAMALEEIAAGDGACSTIMSVHNSVGCVPILRFGSEQQKEQFLTPLASGAMLGAFALTEPQAGSDASSLKTRARLDGDHYVLNGSKQFITSGQNAGVVIVFAVTDPDAGKRGISAFIVPTDSPGYQVARVEDKLGQHASDTCQIVFDNVRVPVANRLGAEGEGYKIALANLEGGRIGIASQAVGMARAAFEVARDYANERQSFGKALIEHQAVAFRLADMATKIAVARQMVLHAAALRDAGRPALVEASMAKLFASEMAEKVCSDALQTLGGYGYLSDFPLERIYRDVRVCQIYEGTSDIQRMVIARNL, from the coding sequence ATGCTGGTAACTGACGAGCAACAACAGATCGCCGACGCGGTACGCGCCTTTGCCCAGGAGCGCCTGAAGCCGTTTGCCGAGCAATGGGACAAGGAACACCGCTTCCCCAAGGAGGCCATCGATGAGATGGCCGAGCTGGGCCTGTTCGGCATGCTGGTGCCGGAGCAGTGGGGCGGCAGCGACACCGGTTACGTGGCCTATGCCATGGCTCTGGAAGAAATCGCCGCCGGTGATGGCGCCTGCTCGACCATCATGAGCGTGCACAACTCGGTGGGCTGTGTGCCGATCCTGCGTTTTGGCAGCGAGCAGCAGAAAGAGCAGTTCCTTACCCCGCTGGCCAGCGGTGCGATGCTCGGTGCCTTTGCCCTGACCGAACCGCAGGCCGGCTCCGACGCCAGCAGCCTGAAGACCCGTGCTCGTCTGGATGGCGACCACTACGTGCTCAACGGCAGCAAGCAGTTCATCACCTCCGGGCAGAACGCCGGGGTGGTGATCGTGTTCGCCGTGACCGACCCGGACGCTGGCAAGCGCGGTATCAGCGCCTTCATCGTGCCTACCGATTCGCCCGGCTATCAAGTGGCGCGGGTCGAGGACAAGCTCGGCCAGCACGCCTCCGACACCTGCCAGATCGTCTTCGACAATGTGCGTGTGCCGGTGGCCAACCGCCTGGGCGCCGAAGGCGAGGGCTACAAGATCGCCCTGGCCAACCTCGAAGGCGGCCGCATCGGCATCGCCTCGCAGGCGGTGGGCATGGCCCGTGCTGCGTTCGAAGTGGCGCGCGACTATGCCAACGAGCGGCAGAGCTTCGGCAAGGCGCTGATCGAGCACCAGGCGGTGGCTTTCCGCCTGGCCGACATGGCGACGAAAATTGCCGTGGCTCGGCAGATGGTGCTGCATGCTGCCGCACTGCGTGATGCCGGGCGCCCGGCATTGGTGGAGGCCTCGATGGCCAAGCTGTTTGCCTCGGAAATGGCCGAAAAGGTCTGTTCGGATGCCTTGCAGACCCTGGGCGGTTATGGCTATCTGAGTGACTTCCCGCTGGAGCGGATCTACCGCGACGTTCGGGTTTGCCAGATCTACGAAGGCACCAGCGACATTCAGCGCATGGTCATTGCGCGCAATCTTTGA
- a CDS encoding acetyl-CoA C-acyltransferase → MTLANDPIVIVSAVRTPMGGLQGDLKSLTAPQLGSAAIRGAVERAGIDAASVEQVLFGCVLPAGQGQAPARQAALGAGLDKHTTCTTLNKMCGSGMQAAIMAHDLLLAGTADVVVAGGMESMTNAPYLLDKARGGYRMGHGKIIDHMFMDGLEDAYDKGRLMGTFAEDCAQANAFSREAQDQFAIASLTRAQDAIKSGRFAAEIVPVEVTEGKERRVIKDDEQPPKARLDKIPQLKPAFREGGTVTAANSSSISDGAAALVLMRRSEADKRGLKPLAVIHGHAAFADTPALFPTAPIGAIDKLMKRTGWNLAEVDLFEINEAFAVVTLAAMKHLDLAHDKVNIHGGACALGHPIGASGARILVTLLSALRQNNLRRGVAAICIGGGEATAMAVECLY, encoded by the coding sequence ATGACCCTCGCCAATGACCCGATCGTTATCGTCAGCGCCGTGCGTACGCCCATGGGTGGCCTGCAGGGCGACCTCAAGAGCCTGACTGCACCGCAACTGGGCAGCGCGGCCATCCGTGGCGCCGTGGAGCGCGCCGGCATCGATGCCGCCAGTGTCGAACAGGTGCTGTTCGGCTGCGTGCTGCCGGCCGGCCAGGGCCAGGCCCCGGCCCGCCAGGCCGCGCTGGGCGCCGGGCTGGACAAGCACACCACCTGCACCACCCTGAACAAGATGTGCGGTTCGGGCATGCAGGCGGCGATCATGGCCCATGACCTGCTGCTGGCCGGCACCGCCGATGTGGTGGTGGCCGGTGGCATGGAAAGCATGACCAACGCGCCGTACCTGCTGGACAAGGCCCGTGGCGGCTACCGCATGGGCCACGGCAAGATCATCGACCACATGTTCATGGATGGCCTGGAGGACGCCTACGACAAAGGCCGCCTGATGGGCACCTTTGCCGAAGACTGCGCGCAGGCCAACGCCTTCAGCCGCGAAGCCCAGGACCAGTTCGCCATTGCCTCGCTGACCCGTGCCCAGGACGCAATCAAGAGTGGCCGGTTTGCTGCCGAGATCGTGCCGGTGGAAGTCACCGAGGGTAAGGAAAGGCGCGTCATCAAGGACGATGAACAGCCGCCCAAGGCGCGCCTGGACAAGATCCCGCAGCTCAAGCCGGCCTTCCGCGAAGGCGGCACGGTAACCGCCGCCAACTCCAGCTCGATTTCCGACGGCGCTGCGGCGCTGGTGCTGATGCGCCGCTCCGAAGCCGACAAGCGCGGCCTCAAGCCGCTGGCGGTGATCCACGGCCACGCCGCCTTCGCCGACACCCCGGCTCTGTTCCCGACCGCGCCGATCGGTGCCATCGACAAGCTGATGAAACGCACCGGCTGGAATCTGGCCGAGGTCGACCTGTTCGAGATCAACGAGGCCTTCGCCGTGGTTACCCTGGCGGCCATGAAGCACCTCGACCTGGCACACGACAAGGTCAATATCCATGGCGGCGCCTGTGCCCTCGGCCACCCGATCGGCGCTTCCGGTGCGCGCATCCTGGTGACCCTGCTGTCGGCCCTGCGCCAGAACAACCTGCGCCGTGGCGTGGCGGCCATCTGCATCGGCGGTGGCGAGGCCACGGCCATGGCTGTCGAATGCCTGTACTGA